From Granulicella cerasi, a single genomic window includes:
- the hxlA gene encoding 3-hexulose-6-phosphate synthase yields the protein MKLQVAIDLLSTADALALLHKVADHVDIIELGTPLIKQQGLSVVTNVKAAYPDKLVFADMKTMDAGELEAELAFKAGADIMTVLASAADSTIAGAVKAGKAHGKHVVADMIGVADKTTRLKELKALGVSWVELHAGLDEQAQAGYSIESLLEAGRNADVAFSVAGGINTERIGAVEAAGATIAVAGAAIYAAKDPAEAAKTLRARIEKHG from the coding sequence ATGAAGCTGCAAGTTGCCATCGACCTTCTGTCCACTGCGGACGCTCTCGCTTTGCTGCACAAGGTCGCTGACCACGTCGACATCATCGAGCTCGGCACACCGCTCATCAAACAGCAGGGCCTCAGCGTTGTGACCAATGTGAAGGCCGCTTACCCTGACAAGCTCGTCTTCGCGGACATGAAGACGATGGACGCAGGCGAACTCGAAGCAGAACTGGCATTCAAGGCCGGTGCCGACATCATGACCGTCCTCGCGTCCGCAGCCGACAGCACCATCGCAGGCGCAGTGAAGGCAGGTAAGGCGCATGGCAAGCACGTCGTTGCCGACATGATCGGCGTAGCAGACAAGACGACCCGCCTGAAGGAGTTGAAGGCGCTCGGCGTGAGCTGGGTCGAGCTCCACGCAGGCCTTGATGAGCAGGCACAGGCTGGCTACTCCATCGAGTCGCTGCTGGAAGCAGGTCGCAATGCTGACGTAGCGTTCTCAGTGGCTGGCGGCATCAACACCGAGCGCATCGGCGCTGTAGAGGCCGCAGGCGCAACCATCGCCGTAGCCGGTGCCGCAATCTATGCGGCGAAGGATCCCGCCGAGGCCGCGAAGACGCTCCGGGCAAGGATCGAAAAGCACGGCTAA
- the hxlB gene encoding 6-phospho-3-hexuloisomerase, whose product MLAGVMPFAEAILDSRTLILEELQRSVSSVDSAALHEAKKAVLAAESIFTAGAGRSRLSLMMAAMRLMHLGLRVHVAGETTTPAIKADDLLIIASGSGTTVSALAAASVAKKVGAKVLAITTAAASPLGVIADHLLVVQAAGKQEHGGTISRQYAGSLFEQSVLLLVDSLFDTMWRERGESAEELWKRHANLE is encoded by the coding sequence ATGCTCGCTGGAGTCATGCCGTTCGCCGAAGCTATACTCGACTCCCGCACCCTCATCCTCGAAGAGCTGCAACGCAGCGTTTCCTCTGTCGACTCGGCAGCGTTGCACGAAGCGAAAAAAGCGGTCCTCGCGGCAGAGAGTATCTTCACCGCGGGCGCAGGGCGCAGCCGCCTCTCACTCATGATGGCCGCCATGCGCCTCATGCACCTTGGCCTCCGGGTGCACGTCGCTGGCGAAACCACGACGCCAGCCATCAAGGCTGACGACCTGTTGATCATCGCTTCCGGCTCCGGCACGACAGTGAGCGCGCTCGCCGCAGCGAGCGTCGCGAAGAAGGTCGGCGCAAAGGTCCTCGCCATCACTACCGCGGCTGCGTCACCTCTCGGGGTCATAGCGGATCATCTGCTCGTTGTTCAAGCCGCTGGCAAGCAGGAGCACGGAGGCACCATCTCCCGCCAGTATGCCGGTTCGCTCTTCGAACAGAGCGTGCTGCTGCTGGTCGATTCTCTCTTCGACACCATGTGGCGCGAACGCGGCGAATCCGCCGAGGAGTTGTGGAAGCGCCACGCCAACCTCGAATAA
- a CDS encoding NAD+ synthase yields MRIALAQINPTVGDFDGNYGKIASFYERATAAGVELVMFPELAVCGYWPADLLEKESFIARTEETLLRVAEVTRGDGKPAILCGAVMRCDRPGEKHVRNVAVVCDGGQVQFVQTKMLLPFYDVFDEQRYFEPAQQQGLTMIKGQPVAISICEDAWNDKMFWPRQQYPVDPIEELMKQWAVLPQPLSGNRIILNISASPYWHDKCEVRYRMIGALAKRHRATVVMVNQVGANDSLVFDGASFAINPEGKLLAQSHGFVEDLVIVDTASSETIPFAEDSEQAEIARTWDALVLGTRDYLHKSKFSKALVGLSGGIDSALVAAIAVEALGAENVTGIGMPSEFSSEGSVTDARELAENLGIRFEIAPVKEIYNRFEDSLTPFFAGTPFGLAEENLQPRIRGTILMAVSNKTGALVLTTGNKSEMATGYCTLYGDMVGALAVIADCYKTEVYKLSRYANRERRIIPEETLTKPPSAELRPGQKDTDSLPEYDVLDPIVRAYIEDYTSAEEIAAQQQVDVELVRRIIRLIEINEYKRQQAAPVLKVSKKSFGRGRRFPIVAVR; encoded by the coding sequence GTGCGAATTGCGCTTGCTCAGATCAACCCCACAGTTGGGGACTTCGACGGAAATTACGGGAAAATCGCGAGCTTTTACGAGCGCGCCACAGCTGCCGGCGTCGAGCTGGTGATGTTTCCCGAGCTTGCCGTCTGCGGCTACTGGCCAGCCGACCTGCTCGAGAAAGAGTCCTTCATCGCGCGCACGGAAGAGACGCTGTTGCGCGTGGCGGAGGTGACGCGCGGCGACGGCAAGCCTGCGATTCTGTGCGGCGCAGTGATGCGCTGCGATCGGCCCGGCGAGAAGCATGTACGCAACGTGGCGGTGGTTTGCGATGGTGGCCAGGTGCAGTTCGTGCAGACGAAGATGCTGCTGCCGTTCTACGACGTCTTCGATGAGCAGCGTTATTTCGAGCCCGCGCAACAGCAGGGGCTCACGATGATCAAGGGCCAGCCGGTGGCGATCAGCATCTGCGAAGACGCCTGGAACGACAAGATGTTTTGGCCGCGTCAGCAGTATCCTGTCGATCCGATCGAAGAACTGATGAAGCAGTGGGCCGTGCTGCCGCAGCCTCTCAGCGGCAACCGCATCATCCTGAACATCTCTGCCTCGCCTTACTGGCACGACAAATGCGAGGTGCGCTATCGCATGATCGGCGCGCTGGCGAAGCGGCATCGCGCCACGGTGGTGATGGTGAACCAGGTCGGCGCGAACGATTCATTGGTATTCGACGGCGCCTCGTTTGCGATCAACCCGGAAGGCAAGTTGCTCGCGCAGTCGCATGGCTTTGTCGAAGATCTCGTGATCGTGGACACCGCTTCGAGCGAGACCATTCCGTTTGCTGAAGATTCTGAGCAAGCTGAGATTGCACGTACGTGGGATGCGCTGGTGCTCGGCACGCGTGATTACCTGCACAAGTCGAAGTTCTCGAAAGCCCTCGTGGGCTTGAGCGGCGGCATCGACTCCGCGCTGGTCGCCGCGATCGCGGTCGAAGCGCTGGGTGCGGAGAATGTGACAGGCATCGGTATGCCGAGCGAGTTTTCGTCGGAGGGCTCGGTGACGGACGCGCGTGAACTCGCGGAAAACCTCGGCATTCGCTTCGAGATTGCACCGGTCAAAGAGATTTACAACCGCTTTGAGGATTCGCTGACGCCATTCTTTGCGGGTACGCCGTTCGGTTTAGCCGAAGAAAATCTGCAGCCGCGCATCCGCGGCACGATCCTGATGGCGGTCTCGAATAAGACCGGTGCATTGGTGCTGACGACAGGCAACAAAAGCGAGATGGCGACGGGCTATTGCACGCTCTATGGCGACATGGTCGGCGCGCTGGCGGTGATCGCGGACTGCTACAAGACTGAGGTCTACAAGCTCAGCCGCTATGCAAATCGCGAGCGTCGCATCATCCCGGAAGAGACGCTGACCAAGCCGCCGAGCGCGGAGCTGCGACCCGGGCAGAAGGACACCGATTCGCTGCCCGAGTATGACGTGCTTGATCCGATCGTGCGTGCGTACATTGAGGACTACACCTCGGCCGAAGAGATTGCCGCGCAGCAGCAGGTGGACGTGGAACTTGTGCGCCGCATCATTCGTCTCATCGAGATCAACGAGTACAAGCGCCAGCAGGCCGCGCCGGTGTTGAAGGTTTCCAAGAAGTCTTTTGGCCGTGGGCGCAGGTTCCCCATCGTGGCCGTGCGATAA
- a CDS encoding DsbA family protein, producing MKQTVKAAVLGWALAGAATMTAQTAAPAAPAPTAAARAAAQGVKFPTPNPKNFTATTPTAADTDAFLKQLWGYDENRVWSVQAIQSTPAPGMAKVSVLVGDTRQPGKEVESVFYVTPDGKHALAGDIMDFGPKPFAEKRARLQAEAKGAAHGAKGNELLLVEFADLQCPHCKEAQVAMNQLETDFPQARIVFEHYPISEIHPYAAEAAAMGECIRKEKGDEAFFKYVNAVFEAQEALTDSNHEGALTTAIARAEADPAKVRACSATPEIKALVASQRKLGEDLGVNSTPTLFINGWALPVASIPYETLKKMIAFRAGLDGVTVHLQPTLTSLQ from the coding sequence GTGAAGCAGACAGTGAAAGCAGCAGTGTTGGGATGGGCGCTTGCAGGCGCAGCAACGATGACGGCGCAGACCGCAGCTCCTGCGGCGCCGGCTCCTACTGCGGCCGCGCGCGCCGCTGCGCAGGGTGTGAAGTTCCCGACGCCGAACCCGAAGAACTTCACCGCAACCACCCCGACGGCCGCAGACACGGACGCCTTCCTGAAGCAGCTTTGGGGCTATGACGAAAACCGCGTCTGGAGCGTGCAGGCGATTCAATCGACGCCGGCACCGGGCATGGCCAAGGTGTCGGTCCTGGTGGGAGATACGCGTCAGCCGGGCAAGGAAGTGGAGTCGGTCTTCTACGTGACGCCCGATGGCAAGCACGCGCTCGCAGGCGACATCATGGACTTCGGCCCGAAGCCTTTCGCAGAGAAGCGCGCTCGCCTGCAGGCCGAGGCGAAGGGCGCAGCCCATGGCGCGAAGGGCAATGAACTGCTGCTGGTGGAGTTTGCCGACCTGCAGTGCCCGCATTGCAAGGAGGCTCAGGTGGCGATGAACCAGCTCGAAACCGACTTCCCGCAGGCGCGCATCGTGTTCGAGCATTACCCGATCAGCGAGATTCACCCGTACGCTGCCGAGGCGGCTGCGATGGGCGAGTGCATTCGCAAGGAGAAGGGCGACGAAGCGTTCTTCAAGTACGTGAACGCGGTGTTTGAAGCCCAGGAAGCGCTGACGGATTCCAACCACGAAGGTGCACTGACGACGGCGATCGCCCGCGCGGAGGCGGACCCGGCGAAGGTGCGCGCATGCTCGGCCACGCCGGAGATCAAGGCGCTCGTCGCGAGCCAGCGCAAGCTGGGTGAAGACCTGGGCGTGAACTCGACGCCGACCCTCTTTATCAACGGCTGGGCGCTGCCGGTGGCGTCGATCCCGTACGAGACGCTGAAGAAGATGATCGCTTTCCGTGCAGGCCTGGACGGCGTGACGGTGCATCTGCAGCCCACGCTGACTTCGCTGCAATAA